The Globicephala melas chromosome X, mGloMel1.2, whole genome shotgun sequence genome window below encodes:
- the MAGEH1 gene encoding melanoma-associated antigen H1 has protein sequence MPRGRKSRRRRNARAAEENRNNRKIQASETSETPMAASLVPSTPEDDLSGPEEDPSTPEEAPTTPEEASSTALAQKPSVARSNFQGTKKSLLMSILALIFIMGNSAKEALVWKVLGKLGMQPGRQHSIFGDPKKVVTEEFVRRGYLIYKPVPRSSPVEYEFFWGPRAHVESSKLKVMHFVARVRNRCSKDWPCNYDWDSDDDAEVEAILNSGARGYSAP, from the coding sequence ATGCCACGGGGACGAAAGAGTCGGCGTCGCCGTAACGCAAGGGCCGCAGAAGAGAACCGCAACAATCGTAAGATACAGGCCTCAGAAACCTCCGAGACCCCGATGGCCGCCTCTTTGGTCCCGAGCACCCCCGAGGACGACCTGAGCGGCCCAGAGGAAGACCCAAGCACTCCAGAGGAGGCACCCACCACTCCCGAGGAAGCCTCGAGCACTGCTCTAGCGCAGAAGCCCTCGGTAGCCAGGAGCAATTTTCAAGGCACCAAGAAAAGTCTCCTGATGTCTATATTAGCCCTCATCTTCATCATGGGCAACAGCGCCAAGGAGGCCCTGGTCTGGAAAGTGCTGGGAAAGTTGGGGATGCAGCCTGGCCGGCAGCACAGCATCTTTGGAGATCCAAAGAAGGTCGTTACAGAAGAGTTTGTGCGCAGAGGGTACCTGATTTATAAGCCGGTGCCCCGTAGCAGTCCTGTGGAGTACGAGTTCTTCTGGGGACCTCGAGCACACGTGGAATCAAGCAAGCTGAAAGTCATGCATTTTGTGGCAAGGGTGCGTAACCGATGCTCCAAGGACTGGCCATGTAATTACGATTGGGATTCTGATGATGATGCAGAAGTTGAGGCTATCCTCAATTCAGGTGCTAGGGGTTATTCTGCCCCTTAG